The following proteins are encoded in a genomic region of Streptomyces sp. SLBN-31:
- the rpmB gene encoding 50S ribosomal protein L28, giving the protein MAANCDVCGKGPGFGNNISHSHRRTSRRWNPNIQRVRTVVGGTPKRVNACTSCIKAGKVSR; this is encoded by the coding sequence GTGGCTGCCAACTGCGACGTCTGCGGCAAGGGGCCGGGCTTCGGCAACAACATCTCGCACTCGCACCGCCGTACGTCCCGTCGCTGGAACCCGAACATCCAGCGCGTCCGTACTGTGGTCGGCGGGACGCCGAAGCGCGTGAACGCTTGCACCTCGTGCATCAAGGCCGGCAAGGTCTCGCGCTGA